The DNA segment TTGCAGTTGGGTTGCTGTAGAGCAGGGTAGTAGTCATTGGAGACCAATACACGCTTACAACCAATTTTGAAGTCTGGGGTGAGCTGACGGCGTAACCAGACATCTTTTACTTGGCGTTTCAGATGGCTTTTGGCCAATTGCTCTGCAACTTTAGTCAAAGGAGAGTTCCAAATGACTGCTAAAGCCATAGATTCATGGGTCCAGTACAGAGCCTTTCGCATAGCTGTTTGTGTGGCAGGCAATTTACGGAAAATGATTTTGTTCCACTCTGGCGTTTTGTAATCTGGTCGTGGCGTCACCCACCCTGGAGTGCGTTGGAATACTTTGACAAATTCTGCAGTTTTTACCAGCTCAGGAATAATTTGAATTGCACTAGCGCCAGTGCCGATGACTGCAACCCGCTTACCCTCAATTTTATAGTCATGATCCCAGTTTGCACTGTGGATTTTTTTACCTTTAAAGTTTTCTAAACCTGCAATTTTTGGAAAGCTAAAATTAGACAAGGGGCCTGCCGCAGAAATAATTGTACGGGCTTGGTAAAACTCTCCATCGGCCAAAGCAACAGTCCATAGGCCAGTCTGTTCATCAAAGCTTAAGCTGGAAACATTGTGGTTAAACTTAATAAGATTGCTGAGTTTGAAATGGTCAACCAGATAATGAATATATCCTAGAATTTCTGAACTATTGGAAAAACCACGTGACCAGTTCGGATTTTGTGCGAATGAGTAAGAGTATAGGTTAGACGGGATATCACAAGCTGCACCAGGGTAGGTGTTATCACGCCAAGTGCCGCCAACTTTATCTGATCGTTCGATGATCAACAGATTTTCTAGACCGGCTTGCTTTAGGCGGATTGCGCTGCCTAATCCAGCAAACCCAGCGCCTATGATTAATGTGTCAACAATAGCCAGTGCTTTATTGACAGAGGGCGGAGTTTTTCTGCTACGTGTTTGACGTGGTTTTGTTGAGGTTTGTTGAGAGATGTTTTCAACGGTGGTAGCACTTAAATGAGCTTGTGAATTCATAATCATACTCAGAAGTAAAAATCTGAAAAGTTCTAGAAATAACTCGCGCTAACTTGCAATTGGGCATGTTGTGCTCAATCGCAAGGGAGGCATTTAATGTGATTTCTATCTAATCGAAACGGATGATGCCATTCAGCATTAATGAACAGCGCTGGGTTCATAGGTGAGTTCTTTAACCCAACTTGGCATGTCAGGCATCTTATTGGCAGGAAGTCGATCCGTTGCTCTGACCATTGCATCTACAGGAATGTGGTAGGTTCGGTTTTTACGATTGACCACCATACGCGCATTCCAGTTGATGATCTGATACCAAGGATTGCGGCGACCTTCAGCCGTACGACCAGCAATTTTTTCAAACTTGCGCATGGCCGCGTAGAGTTTTTCTTCGGGAAGCCCCATCTTGATGACGTTATCACGCATTTTATTGAGGAGCGGCAGGTAAGCGGCGATGCCCAGTAATAAACGTGGATCGATAATTCGTGCTGCCATTTTTGAAAGTTCAATCAATGTTTTGTTATAGCCTTGAGCTTCCATGACCGAAAAACCCACACCCAAGTGGCGTGATTCATCATCATTAATCAAATCGAAAGCTCGGTGACAAATAGGATCTTCAACGGTTTCAAGCAAGAATGTACAGAGTGCTCCATCCAATGCGACTTCAAGCATTGGAATCACAGCACCGAGCACGTAAAATGGCATTTTATCGGCGTAGGTATCTAGCCATTTGATGGTGAGGCGTAAGTTTTTGTTTGGTTCAGGAATTACATCGCCATCCAGCATGCCCCAGCGCTTCATGAGTGCCATTTCAGCATTGGCATGGCGTTGTTCTTCAGCATGAAAGTGACTATACATTTGTTTCAATGTTTCAGTCGGTGCTTTCTTTGACATGGCGGAGAAAGCTCGTGCACCAATATGTTCAATCCACATGAGATCGGCCATAAAGGGTTTGAGTTTTGCGTAAAGCTCTGGATTGCCCGTCACAAGTTCTGCACCCGGCGCGTCCCAATCAATATCGGACAGTGCCCATTGGGTTGCTCTGACTTTAGCCAGCATTTTATCGAGATCAATAGAAGCCATGATTATCTCCGCATTGCAAATATGATGAAGGGGGCAAGAATGGTTAAGCTATTTAGTCAACCTTTGCCACGGCTTAAGGGCAGCTATATGCTATTTCTAGCATTGTCTGAACTGCTGTAATTGTCTTAAAAATTTGTTTTTTCAAGATTTTGACTATGTGCCGATTTACTCATTTAAGATCGGATATATGATCAATGTGGCAATTGATCCAATCCTATACAAACCTCAGAATAATCCGACTCTCTGTTCGGATACAAGTCGGTTCCATTATGGTCAGAAAACCTAAACAGCAACGCGCAAAAGTTACCGTAGATACGATTATCCAAGCGGGATTTATTGCGGTTTCCCAGAGCGGAATACATGGGGCAACAACACGCCAAATTGCTGAAATATCAGGAATTGGTGTCGGGTCGTTGTATGAGTATTTTGAAAATAAGGAAGCAATCTATCAGGCCATGAATCAGCACTTTGTGAATGATATTGTCGACATGCTGCGTAAGCTTACGCCTAACCTTGTTCGGTTAAATTTACACGATGTCGTCGAATTACTGTTGAATAGCTTCAGCGATCTGCTGCGTAGGGATGGTGGAATTTACTTGAAGTATGTGCGCTATTCGCGTTATTCGCCGCTGATTGAAACAGCACTGATGGAGTTTGCAATGCGCTATGCCATGCATAATCCCAAATTTCTACGTCTCGAAAATATGGCAACGATTAATTATATTTGTATTACAGGGGGGATTTTTAGTGTGATCCGGCATCTAAGCACACCAACACCCAATGTAACATTTGATCAGCTACTTGAAGGCTTAAGTCGCATGACAACGAGTTACTTTGATGCTGAATTTGCGCGTTTAGATCACGTTGAAAAACCAAACCTTTAATAGAGTAATTCTAAGTGTGTTTTATAGCGCGTTGTAAAATAGCGAGCGTTGTAGGATTCTCATAAAAGGGTTTGAATTGCCGTGTGAGGATCTCGCGAATATACCCATGTTCATCGAGCACTTGAATGACTGGTGGGGCGAAGCGTGAAATTTCTGCAAGCATATGGTTACGTGTGACACCGACATCTTCTAGAACTTCGGTAAGCGGAACGTCTTCATAAGCATTATAGAAAACATCAATCCCTGTATTGATCAGGCGCTGTATGTATTCGGTCTGGCGAATTTTACGCCATTCGTTGTAGCCAAGCACGAGAAACTCTTCAATGTCCAGCGGATCTAAACCCTTGGTAAATTCTGAAACGGATTCATCTCGCACCACTTGCCAGAGTTGCCAGATTGCATCGTGCCAGACACTTTCATCTAACTGAGCCAAATCAGAACAGCTTTTTTTAATTGTTTTTGCGACCGCTTGACGCAGTGTACGTTCTAGCAGTTCTTCTTGCTGACGGACTCTACTGTTTAGTTTCTGACGGACATTAGATTTGAGTCGTCCTCGGAGTCCTTGCTGATTCTCGATATCGACATTTGATGTGAGTTCTTGCAGCCAATTCGGTGATCGTTGGGTAATTTGTTGTTCGATGAGAATCAGGACATGGTCAGCAACAAACTGATGCAATGTAACGCTATGACCAATTTTATCGAGAATCAAGCGGCGAAATTCACCAAGCTCGACAATTTTATTGAGCCATTGCGAAGCACTATTATTGCTGAGTAACTCTTTGAGTTTTGGTGCGTCTTTTTGAGCCGTACGATGAAGCTGTTGCGCCATGTCTCCGGCAAGAGCAATGACGCCTGCACCAAGATTTAGCTCGAAAGCAAAGACACGGACGACATCTTTAAGCGCTTGACGACTGACTACTTCTCCAAGAGGAATTTCATCCGCTTGTGCCATCAGCATATCGAGCTCAGCAGCAGCGAGATCAACAAGGCGGTCGTCGAGCAGGCGTGAACGCGCCTCCTCGACTTGCGCAGCTAATAATTCATCTGCGAGCGCTTTTACGGTAGCGTTTATTGTATTGTTGTCCATAAAAGTTCTCTCGGCCTCGCTATTCATTAGCGCTCATTATTCGCCAGCGGTCCAACCATTGACCAGTGGATAGCGCCGCTCACGGCTAAATGCACGCCCACTAATCCGTGGGCCGAGTGCAGACTGCTTGCGCTTGTGTTCGTTGCGATCCACGAGATGAATCACATGTTGAACCGTTGCTTGATCAAAACCTTGTCCAACCAATGCATCCAAACTCATATCACGTTCAATATAGCCGTAGAGGATTGCATCTAATACGTCGTAAGGCGGTAACGAGTCTTGATCCGTTTGTTCAGGGCGAAGCTCTGCTGAAGGTGGACGGGTAATCACACGTTCAGGGATGACTGGTGTTTCTTCTAAAGAGTTTCGGAACTTAGCAAGTTCGTAAACTTGAGTTTTATATACATCTTTTAGAACATCAAAGCCACCAGCCATATCGCCATAAAGAGTTGCATAGCCGACCGACATTTCTGACTTATTGCCTGTGGTCAGGACCAATTGACCAAATTTATTGGATAGCGCCATAAGCACCGTTCCACGTGCACGTGCTTGAAGGTTTTCTTCAGTCGCATCAATAGGCGCATCAGCAAACAAAGGTGCCAGAGTCTGTGCAAAGCTGTCGACAATGCCATGAATTTCGGCAACGTGATAGGCGACATTGAGGCGCTGTGCTTGAGCTTCCGCATCTTCCATGCTGATCGCGGCAGTATAACGGTAAGGCATCATGACCGCATTGACCCTATCTGCACCGAGTGCATCGACGGCAATAGCAAGGCATAGTGCCGAGTCAATACCACCGGATAGACCAATAATGACGCCGGGGAAGCGCGAGTGATTCACGTAGTCGCTGACGGCAAGAACGAGGGCTTGATAGATTTCTGCGACTTTTGGCAGTGGCTTTAATGCTTCTTGGGCCACAAATGTGTTTTGCTCAAGATCGAAATTCACCAGCAGTAATTCAGCTTCAAAGCGACCTGCTTCGGCTGCAACCTGACCATCGGCGTTAATGGCCAATGATCCACCATCGAAAACGAGATCGTCTTGTGCACCCACAAGATTGACATAAGCAAGTGGGATTTCATTTTCTGAAGCACGACGAGAAAGTAGTGTCCGACGTAGTTCTTGTTTACCGATTTGGAAAGGGGATGCATTGAGGACTAATACCAGATCAGCGCCATTATCTTTCAATGTTTTAATCGGTTGGCGATGCCAAATGTCTTCACAAATCAGCAGACCAACTTTTCGACCACTGATTTCAAAGATCACACTGTCTGTGCCTGCATCGAAATAACGGGCTTCATCAAAAACACTGTAATTCGGCAGTTTCTGCTTATGATAGACGCCACGCTGAGCACCATGGGCGAAAACCCCTGCGCTGTTGAAACGTTTTTTGTGGGCGGTATCATTAAGTGGGTAACCGACCACAACGACGATGCCTTCGATTGCTGCAATTTGTGCCAATGCTGCATGAATACGTGGGGTCAAACTGGGTCTAAGCAAAAGATCTTCCGGAGGATATCCCGTTAATGCAAGCTCAGGAAATACAATAATTTGTGCGCCTTTTTCCCGTGCTGCATTGGATTGTTCGATAATTTTTTGGGTATTGCCAGCGATGTCGCCGACTAAAAAAGCAGATTGCGCTAAAGCAAGGGTTAAAACACTCATGTTTTATAAAAATTCCAATAAAAGCGTACCCTTTAAATGGGTCGCTGTGACTATAATTTGATGTACCCCCACTATATCGCAGGCGGCAACATTTATACAGAAATTGCAGGTATGATTTTTGGGTAAATATGTGACCTTTGGGTTTAAGTCAGATCATTTTAGTGATGATAGATTAACACTGTATTCAATGTGGATTAAAGGTGAAAGTAGATTAGTATGCTGAAATTGTTGATTATTGCTGGCGTTATCCTCTACCTTGTGCGCGTGATTTGGCGCATGATGTCTCCTGCCTTACCCCCAGAACGTGAGGCCTTGGAGTTGAAGGCGTGTGCGTTTTGCAATACCTTGGTCCGTGTTGACAAGGGGGTGAGTTTACGCGAGCATTTTTTTTGTAGTCGTGATCATGCGAACCGTTTTTTTCAATAATGGAGTGATTTAAAGTTGTTTAATCCATGGAGAGAAAAAGCACGCTCGTTGACGCGTTTCTTTTTGAAGCCCTTTAGCATAAATGTCTCTCAACAATCGACCCTTTTTCTGAATGCATTCAGACCAACATGCCGGACTTTAACCGTAGGTGAGTGCGCTTTAGCACGTTCGGTTTTTGGCGAAAGCTTGGACCTGACGACGATTCGTTTATGTAGTAGTCGATTGATTCTTAAAAACTATGCGATGAGTCCCAATGGTTCGGTCTATTTTCATCCTGATGACTTGGTGGATGATTTTAGTGTGCTGTCGTTAGAGTTGCAGTCATGGTTGATTCATGAGCTTACCCATGTCTGGCAAGTACAGCGAGGTATGAAAGTGGTTAGGCGCGCGCTATTGAATCGGCGATATCGCTATGTTCTAAAAGACGGGAAAACCTTCTTACAGTATGGGATTGAGCAACAAGCGCAAATGGTGCAAGACTGGTTTCTACGAAATGCTAGAAATGAGCCTTGTGCGGATTTAAAAGCGTGTTTGCCTTTTTAAGATATTATTTTTCCATATCTTTTATTAATTTTTCTGTTGTCATAATTTTCGCATATTCGTCATCTAAATTCGCAAGAGACATATCGTGAACTTCTTCTGCAGTACGCGGTCTACCACTGTAGTCGTGCTTTGCAAAAGCAAAGGTCGCATCATTGATCACGATCGTATTAAATCCTAAATTTCCAGCACTGCGTACTGTTGCCTCAACTGAGTTGTTGGTACTCACGCCGACAATGACGAGACTTTTGATATTACGTTGATGCAACCAACGTTCTAAGCCACTCTGAATAAAAGCATCGGGTACGTTCTTTTCGACAACATGCTCATGGGGCAGGGGGGCAAGTTCGGGTTGAAAGTCTGCGGATGGTTGATTGGGATAGAACGATGAGTTTAAGGATCGTGATATATGACGAATATGGATAATCGGCTGCTTTTCTTGTCGCCACAACGTCAACAACGTAGCAATATTCTTTTCAGCAGTCGGATTGTTGCGCTCGCCAGCAGTGGGAAGACTCATGCCGATTTGCATATCAATGATGATGAGTGCAGTTGGAGTGTTTGGCAAGTTCATTATCCTTTCATCAAGTAAGTGAATTGAGTTCAAAATAAAAAAAGACTGCCGAAGCAGTCTTTTTATCACAGCTAGTGTTGTTTACACCAGCCTTGTGATCAAGCCAATATTTATAAAATTAGCGCTTATCGAGTGGCGTGAAGTCGCGTTGCAATGAGCCAGTATACAGTTGACGTGGACGGCCAATTTTGTATGCAGATGAATGCATTTCTAGCCAATGGCTGATCCAGCCGACAGTACGTGCCAGTGCGAAAATCACTGTGAACATGCTGGTTGGGATGCCAATTGCTTTCAGGATAATACCCGAATAGAAGTCGACGTTTGGATAGAGTTTGCGATCAACGAAGTACGGGTCGTTCAGTGCGATTTCTTCTAGTTTCATCGCCAGTTCTAACTGTGGATCGTTGATGCCAAGCGCAGCCAGCACTTCATCACAGGTTTCTTTCATCACTTTTGCGCGTGGGTCAAAGTTTTTGTATACACGATGACCAAAGCCCATCAGTTTCACTTCTTTGGTTTTTACTTTTTCCATGAATTCTGGAACTTTATCGACAGAGCCGATTTCGTCCAACATTTTCAATACTGCTTCGTTTGCGCCGCCATGTGCAGGACCCCACAATGCTGCGATACCTGCTGCGATACATGCATATGGATTTGCGCCAGTAGAACCTGCAAGACGTACAGTTGATGTTGATGCATTTTGTTCATGGTCTGCATGCAGCGTGAAGATACGGTCCATTGCTTTTGCAAGGATAGGGTTCACTTTGTAATCTACATCGGCAGGTACAGCGAACATCATGTAGAGGAAGTTTTCAGCGTAGTTCAAGTCGTTACGTGGGTACATAAACGGTTGACCGACTGAATACTTGTAGCACATTGCTGCGATCGTGGGAATTTTTGCAACGAGGCGGATAGCAGTAATGTTGCGATGATCAACATTGTTGACATCTAAAGCGTCATGGTAGAACGCTGACAGAGCACCTACCACGCCACACATCACCGCCATTGGATGTGCGTCGCGACGGAAGCCATCGAAAAATTTACGGATTTGATCGTGAACCATCGTGTGGTTGGTCACGAGTTTAACGAACTCTTCTTTTTGTTCGCTTGTTGGCAACTCGCCATTCAATAACAGGTAACAAACTTCTAAATAATCTGACTGATCAGCCAGTTGTGCGATTGGGTAGCCACGATGCAGCAGGATTCCTTGATCGCCATCAATGTACGTGATTTTGGATTCACAGGCTGCAGTTGCCATGAAGCCAGGGTCAAATGTGAAATGATCTTTTGCTAAAATGTCTTTGACATCAATCACATCAGGACCAAGCGTGCCGCTATAAATCGGTAGCTCAATTTGTTGTTCGTTGAGCGTGAGTACGGCTTTTTTGCCAGTCGAAGTGCCAGACATTTGGAAACTCTCCAGAAACGATAAACCAGAAAAATGATTGAGAACAAAGTTGCAGATCGCAAACGTATATCAAAATCGAATTAAATCAACACCGAATTAAAGCAAAAGTACATTCAATCAGCGACCTTCACGACGCGCAGATGCGGTAAACACAGAGGTTTTTGAGGAGGACGCATAAAACAGTGCGCTAATATTACTACAAAAACAATAAAAAGCGGCAACTGATCATTCAAACGATGTGTAAGAAATTCTGTTTACAAGATAACGCGCATCTGCGCATGGATAAAATACTTTGGTCATTTAGTCTGGTGATATCGTTTTTTTGAAAAAAAATATAGATCGTTAATTGGTCGAATCATAGGGGTGAGTAGGCTAGATCAATAAAATTGGGCTAGATGCGTCTCTAAAAGAGTGATCAGAGCCTACATTAAGTCATTTGTAATTATTTGTGCTACTCATTATACTTTCGGGGCGTTTTAGACCAGTGTGGGCTTCATTGCTGATAGTGGTACTTTTGAAGCGTGTTTGGTCTTTTTTAAATCTAAATTCCCTTAACCCCAGTGGTTAGCTGCTCGCATGGATTCAGATCCAAGTAGCTTATAGCTAGGTACTACTACAGGATGATCGCCTTGAAAAGCAAAAGACCTGTTAATTTGCCACTAAGCCAAGTCATTAGTGTCAATTTAAAATCGCCAGTGGCGATTGCGTCCATTTTACACCGTATCTCTGGTGTTGTTCTTTTCCTATTAATTCCCGCTTTACTCTATGTGCTGCAACGTTCATTGGCGTCGGCGCAAGAATTCGATGTTGTCCATAACGAAATTTTCGGAAATATTTTTGTCCGTCTCATCGTTTGGGTATTTCTTGCGGGTCTGATTTACCATTTATTTGCAGGCATTAAGCATTTACTTGCTGACGTCGGTGTGGCTGAAGAGCTACAAAGTGGTCGCAATGCATCATGGATCATGCTTGCTTTGTCAGGTATTGGTATCGTCGCAGCTTTCATATGGGTGGTGCTCTAATGAATAGTGCAACAGGATTAACAGGTCTAGGTTCACGCGATTGGGTTGTACAGCGCGTTTCGGCGATTGTGCTTGCGGTATATACCCTCGTTGTGTTCGGTTGGGTTCTTTGTCATTCATTAAACCATACCCTTGATTATGCGAGCTGGTACGGTTTTATGATGACTTTGCCGATGAAAATCTTCAGTTTACTAGCGATTCTTTCTTTAGCTGGTCATGCTTGGATTGGGATGTGGACGATTTTTACCGACTATATCAACAGTTCAGTTGGATTGCGTTTGGTATTACAAACAGCGACCGTCATTTCAATTGTGGTCTTTGTGCTTTGGGGTGTCCAGATTTTCTGGTAATCAAAAAGATATCAACGCTATACAGGTTTAAGGAGAGTATTTGTGGCTGCATTGTCCAAAGATGACATGAGCAATATCAAGACCCTGAACTTCGACGCCGTGATTGTTGGTGGCGGCGGTTCAGGTATGCGTGCTTCATTACAGCTTGCACGCGCAGGTCTTAAAGTTGCGGTTTTAACGAAAGTATTTCCAACCCGTTCGCATACTGTTGCCGCTCAAGGCGGTATTGGTGCGAGTCTGGGGAATATGGATGAAGATAATTGGCACTACCACTTTTACGATACCGTAAAAGGTGGAGACTGGCTCGGTGATGAAGACGCGATTGAGTTCATGACCCGTGAAGCACCAAAAATGGTGTACGAGCTTGAGCACATGGGTATGCCGTTTGACCGTAACGCAGATGGAACAATCTATCAACGTCCATTCGGTGGTCATAGTTCTAACTATGGTGAGAAAGCGGTGCCGCGTGCATGTGCGGCAGCTGACCGTACAGGGCATGCACTCTTGCATACGCTCTATCAAAAGAATCTTGAAATGGGGACGCAATTCTTCGTTGAATGGATTGCACTTGATTTGATTCGTGATGATGATGGCGAAGTGTTGGGTGTAACAGCGATCGATCAAGAAACTGGTACCGTAGGTGTATTCCAAGCCAAAGCAACCTTGTTTGCAACGGGTGGTGCAGGTCGTATCTATGCCGCGTCAACCAATGCATACATCAACACGGGTGATGGCTTGGGTATGGCTGCACGAGCTGGCATTCCATTACAAGATATGGAGTTCTGGCAATTCCACCCAACGGGTGTGGCGGGTGCTGGTGTGCTCTTGACTGAGGGTTGTCGTGGTGAAGGTGCGGTTCTTCGTAACAAAAACGGCGAGCCGTTCATGGAGCGTTATGCACCGACACTAAAAGACTTAGCCCCACGTGATTTCGTATCGCGTTCGATGGACCAAGAGATTAAAGAAGGACGCGGGTGTGGTCCTCGCGGTGATTATGTGTTGCTCGATATGACCCATTTGGGTAAAGAGCGCATCATGAAGCGTCTGCCATCAGTTTTCGAAATCGGTAAGAAGTTTGCCAACGTTGACTGTACCAAAGAGCCAATTCCAGTCGTGCCAACAATCCATTATCAAATGGGTGGTATTCCAACGAACATTCATGGTCAAGTGGTTGTACCTAAAGACGGCGAGCCAAACGTGGTCGTCAAAGGCCTGTATGCGATCGGTGAATGTTCATGTGTGAGTGTGCACGGTGCAAACCGTCTGGGCACCAACTCACTCCTTGACTTGATCGTATTTGGTAAAGCGGCTGGTGATCATATCACTGAGACTGTGCGTAACTCGTCAAGCGATTACAAGCCACTACCTTCACATGTACTGCAACGCAGCATGGGCCGTATTAACAAGTTGCAAGAGTCTACACAAGGTGAAAATGCACAAGACGTCGCGGATGCAATCCGTGCAGTTATGCAGACTCATGCTGGCGTGTTCCGTACTCAAGCACTGATGGATGAGGGTGTGCAGCAGATTATGGCGCTGGAACCACGTGTTAAAAATATCCATTTGGCAGATAAGTCACAAGTCTTCAATACGGCACGTATCGAAGCACTAGAGGTTGAGAACTTGTTTGAGGTGGCTAAAGCAACCATCGTTTCTGCTGCTGCACGTAAAGAGTGTCGCGGTGCGCACACTGTTGTAGATTACGAATATCCTGCGGATCATCCTACTATGGCCAATGGTCGTAACGATGAAGAGTGGCGTAAACACACGCTGTGGTACTCTGTCGACAACCGTTTGGAATACAAGCCTGTACGCACGAAGCCGTTGACTGTTGATCCAGTCCCACCTAAGCCACGTACGTTCTAATCAGGAGAATATCGAGATGAGTCACGGAATCCGTACTTTTGAAATCTATCGCTATGATCCTGATAAGGATAAAGCGCCTTACATGCAGACTTTTCAGATTCAGTTGGAAGAAAGCGACCGTATGTTGCTGGATGCGCTGATCAAACTGAAGAAGCAAGATGAAACTTTGTCGTTCCGCCGTTCATGCCGTGAAGGCATTTGTGGTTCTGATGGCATGAATATCAATGGCAAAAATGGTTTGGCGTGCTTGCAGAACTTAAATGATTTGCCTGCTAAAATCGTATTACGCCCTTTGCCAGGCTTGCCAGTGATTCGTGATCTGGTTGTGGATATGACCCAATTTTATACTCAGTATGAAAAAGTTCGTCCATATCTTATCAATGAACAACCAGCACCGCCAACTGAGCGCCTGCAATCTCCTGAAGACCGTGAAAAGTTGGATGGTTTGTATGAGTGCATTCTGTGTGCATGTTGCTCCACATCATGTCCATCATTCTGGTGGAATCCTGATAAGTTCTTGGGTCCATCTGCATTACTTCAAGCGTATCGTTTTATCGCGGATACACGTGATAAAGATACTGCTAAACG comes from the Aquirhabdus parva genome and includes:
- the gltA gene encoding citrate synthase; this encodes MSGTSTGKKAVLTLNEQQIELPIYSGTLGPDVIDVKDILAKDHFTFDPGFMATAACESKITYIDGDQGILLHRGYPIAQLADQSDYLEVCYLLLNGELPTSEQKEEFVKLVTNHTMVHDQIRKFFDGFRRDAHPMAVMCGVVGALSAFYHDALDVNNVDHRNITAIRLVAKIPTIAAMCYKYSVGQPFMYPRNDLNYAENFLYMMFAVPADVDYKVNPILAKAMDRIFTLHADHEQNASTSTVRLAGSTGANPYACIAAGIAALWGPAHGGANEAVLKMLDEIGSVDKVPEFMEKVKTKEVKLMGFGHRVYKNFDPRAKVMKETCDEVLAALGINDPQLELAMKLEEIALNDPYFVDRKLYPNVDFYSGIILKAIGIPTSMFTVIFALARTVGWISHWLEMHSSAYKIGRPRQLYTGSLQRDFTPLDKR
- the sdhC gene encoding succinate dehydrogenase, cytochrome b556 subunit is translated as MIALKSKRPVNLPLSQVISVNLKSPVAIASILHRISGVVLFLLIPALLYVLQRSLASAQEFDVVHNEIFGNIFVRLIVWVFLAGLIYHLFAGIKHLLADVGVAEELQSGRNASWIMLALSGIGIVAAFIWVVL
- a CDS encoding flavin-containing monooxygenase, whose product is MNSQAHLSATTVENISQQTSTKPRQTRSRKTPPSVNKALAIVDTLIIGAGFAGLGSAIRLKQAGLENLLIIERSDKVGGTWRDNTYPGAACDIPSNLYSYSFAQNPNWSRGFSNSSEILGYIHYLVDHFKLSNLIKFNHNVSSLSFDEQTGLWTVALADGEFYQARTIISAAGPLSNFSFPKIAGLENFKGKKIHSANWDHDYKIEGKRVAVIGTGASAIQIIPELVKTAEFVKVFQRTPGWVTPRPDYKTPEWNKIIFRKLPATQTAMRKALYWTHESMALAVIWNSPLTKVAEQLAKSHLKRQVKDVWLRRQLTPDFKIGCKRVLVSNDYYPALQQPNCKLITWPIVKITEHGVQTMEGVEHVVDCIVFATGFDVSKSGTPFPITGINNRNLAEEWSRGAQAYKSINVSGFPNLFFTFGPNSGPGHNSALVYMESQIDHAIRLIKTIIDQEIKVLDVKPEIQAEYNQKIQKRLTKTNWNSGCKSWYLTEDGFNSTMYPGFATQYQNQMKNIDLSDYSLIMK
- a CDS encoding BAR domain-containing protein, with protein sequence MASIDLDKMLAKVRATQWALSDIDWDAPGAELVTGNPELYAKLKPFMADLMWIEHIGARAFSAMSKKAPTETLKQMYSHFHAEEQRHANAEMALMKRWGMLDGDVIPEPNKNLRLTIKWLDTYADKMPFYVLGAVIPMLEVALDGALCTFLLETVEDPICHRAFDLINDDESRHLGVGFSVMEAQGYNKTLIELSKMAARIIDPRLLLGIAAYLPLLNKMRDNVIKMGLPEEKLYAAMRKFEKIAGRTAEGRRNPWYQIINWNARMVVNRKNRTYHIPVDAMVRATDRLPANKMPDMPSWVKELTYEPSAVH
- a CDS encoding NAD+ synthase gives rise to the protein MSVLTLALAQSAFLVGDIAGNTQKIIEQSNAAREKGAQIIVFPELALTGYPPEDLLLRPSLTPRIHAALAQIAAIEGIVVVVGYPLNDTAHKKRFNSAGVFAHGAQRGVYHKQKLPNYSVFDEARYFDAGTDSVIFEISGRKVGLLICEDIWHRQPIKTLKDNGADLVLVLNASPFQIGKQELRRTLLSRRASENEIPLAYVNLVGAQDDLVFDGGSLAINADGQVAAEAGRFEAELLLVNFDLEQNTFVAQEALKPLPKVAEIYQALVLAVSDYVNHSRFPGVIIGLSGGIDSALCLAIAVDALGADRVNAVMMPYRYTAAISMEDAEAQAQRLNVAYHVAEIHGIVDSFAQTLAPLFADAPIDATEENLQARARGTVLMALSNKFGQLVLTTGNKSEMSVGYATLYGDMAGGFDVLKDVYKTQVYELAKFRNSLEETPVIPERVITRPPSAELRPEQTDQDSLPPYDVLDAILYGYIERDMSLDALVGQGFDQATVQHVIHLVDRNEHKRKQSALGPRISGRAFSRERRYPLVNGWTAGE
- a CDS encoding TetR/AcrR family transcriptional regulator, producing the protein MMVRKPKQQRAKVTVDTIIQAGFIAVSQSGIHGATTRQIAEISGIGVGSLYEYFENKEAIYQAMNQHFVNDIVDMLRKLTPNLVRLNLHDVVELLLNSFSDLLRRDGGIYLKYVRYSRYSPLIETALMEFAMRYAMHNPKFLRLENMATINYICITGGIFSVIRHLSTPTPNVTFDQLLEGLSRMTTSYFDAEFARLDHVEKPNL
- a CDS encoding type IV secretion protein Rhs, producing the protein MNVSQQSTLFLNAFRPTCRTLTVGECALARSVFGESLDLTTIRLCSSRLILKNYAMSPNGSVYFHPDDLVDDFSVLSLELQSWLIHELTHVWQVQRGMKVVRRALLNRRYRYVLKDGKTFLQYGIEQQAQMVQDWFLRNARNEPCADLKACLPF
- a CDS encoding cysteine hydrolase family protein, yielding MPNTPTALIIIDMQIGMSLPTAGERNNPTAEKNIATLLTLWRQEKQPIIHIRHISRSLNSSFYPNQPSADFQPELAPLPHEHVVEKNVPDAFIQSGLERWLHQRNIKSLVIVGVSTNNSVEATVRSAGNLGFNTIVINDATFAFAKHDYSGRPRTAEEVHDMSLANLDDEYAKIMTTEKLIKDMEK
- the sdhD gene encoding succinate dehydrogenase, hydrophobic membrane anchor protein, whose product is MNSATGLTGLGSRDWVVQRVSAIVLAVYTLVVFGWVLCHSLNHTLDYASWYGFMMTLPMKIFSLLAILSLAGHAWIGMWTIFTDYINSSVGLRLVLQTATVISIVVFVLWGVQIFW